One genomic segment of Novisyntrophococcus fermenticellae includes these proteins:
- a CDS encoding response regulator, which translates to MKLTVLILDDEPIILEGLCSFPWDMYGCHVTGSATEGSEGLELVDRFHPDIILSDIKMPGMDGLEFSKRVKKAWPDTEIILLTGYDNFSFAQQALHIGVCEYLLKPVNFREMHAVIEKVSDRIRKRRAHKKDYTELRKKYQQSLPLLKSKMVSDLIHGRLKDRIDMKKRMELLDIKIMQYVLVYGRPENSESQDLEPGLFDFVICNICEEFLKQVSLQVYSETDTLGYCFVVTFPRITDGRDCENHCVQACEQIQESILSVIHTDISFGISGVQKDPYSMNLSYKQAVDACEQSIYMGDGSSILEYRDVADIQLPVWNITSGEKKLLISEIVRGNIETARNLINQIFEECLDLEAMRYAAMELLISCLQYIGHESVNFHSDMKKNTIFAECMSRIYAGHSRRELMETLKKALGYLSDQNRCVQLDRNQQTVQRILEYIEERYSEDLSLDSLSEHFKISKTYINRLLKNHAGSSFLEILLDCRMNKAKDLIMENKYKIYEVAEKVGYHDLSHFIRSFKKKYGVTPNAYRRI; encoded by the coding sequence ATGAAATTGACAGTACTGATTCTTGATGATGAACCGATTATATTAGAAGGACTTTGCTCCTTTCCATGGGATATGTATGGCTGCCATGTAACGGGAAGTGCCACGGAAGGTAGTGAAGGGCTTGAACTGGTGGATAGATTTCACCCGGATATCATTTTGAGTGATATCAAAATGCCAGGGATGGATGGTCTGGAATTTTCCAAAAGAGTAAAAAAAGCATGGCCGGATACGGAAATTATTCTTCTCACAGGATATGACAACTTTTCTTTTGCCCAGCAGGCCCTTCATATAGGTGTCTGCGAATATCTGCTTAAACCGGTAAATTTTCGTGAAATGCATGCTGTTATTGAAAAGGTATCTGACCGTATCCGCAAGCGGCGTGCGCATAAAAAAGATTATACAGAATTAAGGAAGAAATATCAGCAGTCGCTTCCGCTTTTAAAGAGCAAGATGGTCTCGGATCTGATTCATGGACGATTGAAAGACCGTATCGATATGAAGAAACGTATGGAGCTTCTGGACATCAAAATCATGCAATATGTTCTTGTATATGGAAGACCTGAAAATTCGGAAAGTCAGGATCTGGAACCTGGCCTGTTTGATTTTGTAATCTGCAATATCTGCGAAGAATTCTTAAAACAGGTCAGCTTGCAGGTATATTCTGAGACAGATACACTTGGGTACTGCTTTGTGGTGACATTTCCCCGGATTACGGATGGCAGGGACTGTGAGAACCATTGTGTACAGGCCTGTGAACAGATTCAGGAAAGTATTCTTTCTGTGATTCATACGGATATTTCCTTTGGCATCAGTGGGGTGCAGAAGGACCCATATTCCATGAATCTGTCTTATAAACAGGCTGTTGATGCCTGTGAACAGAGCATCTACATGGGGGATGGGTCAAGTATTCTGGAGTACAGAGATGTGGCAGATATACAACTTCCGGTATGGAATATTACTTCCGGAGAGAAAAAGCTGCTGATTTCTGAAATAGTCCGTGGAAATATCGAAACGGCCAGAAACCTTATCAATCAGATTTTCGAAGAATGCCTGGATTTGGAAGCGATGCGGTATGCTGCCATGGAATTACTGATAAGCTGTTTGCAATATATAGGTCATGAATCTGTAAATTTTCATTCTGATATGAAAAAAAACACGATATTTGCCGAGTGCATGAGCCGTATTTATGCGGGACATTCCCGCAGGGAGCTTATGGAGACACTTAAAAAGGCCCTTGGCTATCTGTCAGATCAGAACAGGTGCGTTCAGCTTGACCGGAATCAACAGACGGTACAAAGGATTCTGGAATACATAGAAGAACGTTATAGTGAGGATCTGTCTTTGGATTCTCTTTCCGAGCATTTCAAGATCAGCAAGACCTATATTAACAGGCTCCTCAAGAACCATGCCGGCAGCAGCTTCCTGGAAATTCTTCTGGACTGCCGCATGAATAAGGCAAAAGATCTGATTATGGAGAACAAATATAAAATATATGAAGTTGCCGAGAAGGTGGGATATCATGATTTAAGTCATTTTATCAGGTCATTTAAGAAAAAATATGGCGTTACACCCAATGCCTATCGCAGAATATGA
- a CDS encoding cache domain-containing sensor histidine kinase, producing MIAFIKSRLKNMRIFYKLFFSCLLVTLLISFISGGITYYIASNIILNKTIIQTEETVRQISENYDSFMKQIFNKMEYLAFNPTVQEELIYGRPGVGEEGYYSGTRKVKRLMVQMYDSIHMEDMEIYSYNGKEYFCSVQNQPPDLPNAEELKKKACENIGAIICVNDLDYSGNLQVLKEIKDTLSLQPLGVLRTSIRLSSLQKIQRNVDFASSGKILLLDDENKLILGEESELTQKARQLFVNWEDSFQYEIDGTLYQVVYQVSQDTRWKTIGILPVREISKSIMPLQMGTGAAVLSGILLSLFLSAAMSFILGGPIKNTAGALNRFSKGDFTVRLDAERKDEFGEMNLVFNSTIEKVEQLLDEISHSRILNKEMEFKALQAQINPHFLYNALDTINWMARKEEKEEICDMISAVSNLLRISISNKETVFTIEKELRYVKDYLYIQNTRYRNRFEVVFDVEPEVAGQMIPKLTIQPLVENAIVHSVEISKNRTILTISCHRKDENVEIIVSDTGVGIPEETLHRLQQNSAAGKADSKKAGHTGLGIYAVSQRVKYLYGNDYGLTIFSEPGKGTRAIIRFPFQTDLDELSVLTEKLSYRRPDDEIDSTDS from the coding sequence TTTTCCTGTCTATTGGTCACTTTATTGATCTCATTCATATCAGGAGGCATTACGTATTACATTGCTTCCAACATTATCCTGAACAAAACAATCATACAGACGGAGGAGACAGTCCGTCAGATTTCAGAAAACTACGATTCTTTTATGAAACAAATTTTTAACAAGATGGAATATCTGGCATTTAATCCTACTGTCCAGGAGGAATTAATCTACGGAAGACCGGGTGTGGGGGAAGAAGGTTATTACAGCGGAACACGAAAGGTAAAGCGTTTAATGGTCCAGATGTATGACAGCATACATATGGAAGACATGGAGATTTATAGTTACAATGGAAAAGAATATTTTTGTTCCGTACAAAATCAGCCTCCTGATTTGCCAAATGCCGAGGAGTTAAAGAAAAAAGCCTGTGAAAATATTGGAGCCATTATCTGCGTCAATGATTTGGATTACAGCGGGAATCTGCAGGTATTAAAAGAAATAAAAGACACGCTTTCCCTGCAGCCGCTGGGTGTTTTGCGAACTTCAATCCGTCTTTCCTCCCTGCAGAAAATACAGAGAAATGTGGATTTTGCTTCTTCTGGAAAAATACTCTTATTGGACGATGAGAATAAGCTGATACTGGGAGAGGAATCAGAATTGACGCAAAAGGCCCGTCAGTTATTCGTGAATTGGGAAGACTCGTTTCAATATGAAATCGATGGAACTTTGTATCAGGTTGTGTATCAGGTATCTCAGGATACCAGATGGAAGACAATTGGAATTCTTCCGGTCAGAGAAATTTCCAAATCCATCATGCCTTTGCAGATGGGGACCGGAGCTGCGGTATTGTCCGGCATACTGCTCAGCCTGTTCCTTTCGGCAGCGATGTCATTTATCCTGGGAGGCCCTATAAAAAATACAGCAGGTGCTCTGAATCGTTTTTCCAAGGGGGACTTCACTGTCCGGCTGGATGCAGAGCGTAAGGATGAATTTGGTGAAATGAATCTGGTTTTTAATTCTACTATAGAGAAGGTGGAACAACTGCTGGATGAGATTTCTCATAGCCGGATCCTCAATAAGGAAATGGAATTTAAGGCTTTACAGGCACAGATTAATCCTCATTTCCTTTACAATGCTCTGGATACTATTAACTGGATGGCACGTAAAGAAGAGAAGGAGGAAATCTGTGACATGATAAGTGCTGTCAGCAACCTTTTACGCATCAGCATCAGCAACAAGGAAACTGTTTTCACGATAGAGAAAGAGCTACGCTATGTGAAGGATTATCTTTATATACAAAATACCCGATACCGGAATCGTTTTGAAGTCGTTTTTGACGTGGAGCCAGAGGTTGCCGGACAGATGATTCCAAAACTTACCATCCAGCCGTTGGTTGAAAATGCGATTGTTCACAGCGTTGAAATCAGCAAAAACAGAACGATTTTAACAATCTCCTGTCACAGGAAAGACGAGAACGTGGAAATCATTGTATCGGATACAGGGGTGGGCATCCCGGAGGAGACCTTGCACAGGCTGCAGCAGAATTCTGCCGCCGGAAAGGCGGATAGTAAAAAGGCGGGACATACCGGACTGGGTATCTATGCAGTATCCCAGAGGGTGAAATATCTTTACGGAAATGACTATGGCCTGACAATTTTCTCTGAACCTGGAAAGGGAACCCGCGCGATTATACGGTTCCCCTTTCAAACCGATTTGGATGAATTGTCAGTTTTGACAGAAAAATTGTCGTATAGGAGGCCGGACGATGAAATTGACAGTACTGATTCTTGA